A window from Cryptomeria japonica chromosome 1, Sugi_1.0, whole genome shotgun sequence encodes these proteins:
- the LOC131036059 gene encoding probable LRR receptor-like serine/threonine-protein kinase At5g48740, with product MVNIANSSKSRAFTLEEMTRATDNFTHKIRHGSFGTVFLGKLQEGKQIAVTVLSILSKHGIEQFLNEVDLLLKINHKKLVSFLGYCICNGSRDLMLVYDYMSGGSLSDNLNDPEAPKYPQLDWKTRLKIALDAAEG from the exons ATGGTCAATATAGCAAATTCTTCAAAATCTCGCGCCTTTACTCTTGAGGAAATGACGAGGGCGACAGATAATTTTACCCATAAAATTAGACACGGGTCCTTTGGAACTGTTTTCTTGGGGAAATTGCAGGAGGGGAAGCAAATAGCTGTAACAGTACTATCCATTTTATCCAAACACGGAATTGAACAGTTCTTAAATGAG GTTGATCTTCTGTTAAAAATCAATCATAAGAAGCTGGTTTCATTTCTTGGTTATTGTATATGTAATGGATCCAGAGACCTCATGCTTGTCTACGACTATATGTCTGGAGGGTCTCTCAGTGACAACCTTAACG ATCCAGAGGCACCAAAATATCCCCAACTAGACTGGAAAACCAGGCTCAAAATAGCTTTGGATGCCGCAGAAGGTTAG
- the LOC131036070 gene encoding probable serine/threonine-protein kinase PBL1 — protein sequence MNSELNGKLADFGISRVTGIGETSQIDTTIKGTPGYLDPMYYRTHKLTDKSGVYSFGVVLFELICGRKPIDLKVSAEKTLLTEWVASYAGVDKEGANSEEIVDKRLGNRYNMKSIVHLTNLAWRCIPSEPSGRPSISQVVAEIKEGVTFEEEYYRVPDELSLTFTGSFSGSRFERDSP from the exons ATGA ACAGTGAATTGAATGGCAAACTGGCTGACTTCGGCATTTCAAGAGTGACAGGAATTGGGGAAACTTCTCAAATCGATACAACTATAAAAGGAACTCCTGGATATTTAGATCCAAT GTATTATAGAACTCATAAGCTGACGGATAAGAGTGGTGTGTATAGCTTTGGAGTCGTTTTGTTTGAGCTTATATGTGGCCGGAAACCCATAGATTTAAAAGTATCTGCCGAGAAAACATTGTTGACTGAATGG GTTGCATCTTATGCGGGAGTAGATAAAGAAGGCGCCAACAGTGAAGAAATAGTTGACAAAAGGCTGGGCAACCGCTACAATATGAAATCCATCGTTCATTTGACCAATCTAGCCTGGAGATGTATTCCAAGCGAGCCTTCCGGTAGACCAAGCATTAGTCAGGTTGTGGCGGAGATCAAGGAAGGTGTCACATTTGAGGAAGAGTATTATCGAGTTCCAGATGAACTCTCACTCACATTCACTGGCAGTTTTTCAGGTTCTAGGTTTGAAAGGGATAGTCCATAA